The genomic segment AGGCCATGGAGGAGCTGGACCAGGTGCTGTCCCAGGCGGCCAGCACCGCCGACGGGCATCCGTCCCTGATGGCCGCGGTGGAAATGCGCGTCTCGGTGAAGGCGAACGTGTGCGAGGGCCGGCCGGACAAGGCGCGCGCCGCCGCCGCGCGCGCCGCGGAACTGGGACGCAGGGGCCGCGATCCGGCGACCGAGGCCGTCGCGCTGACGATGCGGGCCCGGATGGAGCGCATCCTCGACGATCCCGCCGCCGAGCGCACCCTGAGTGACGCGCTCGCCCTGGACGTCCCCGTCGATCTCGTGGGTGTGCGCTTCAGCCCGCAGTACCTGGCAGCCCGTCATGCGGTCTTCGACGACCGGCTGCCGGAGGCGAGAACGCAGCTGCTGGAGTTGCTCGGCGTCGCTGAACGGCAGGGCGACGCGGCGGATCTGGAGGAGGTGCTGCGCAGCCTGGCCGAGGTCGACGCCCGGTCCGGCTCCTGCGCGCAGGCCTTGCAGTGGAGCGACCGGGCGCGTGCGGTAGGCGTGGCTTCCGGGCTGTCCCCGGGCCCGGTCTGGTACACCGCCGCGCTCGCGGAGACCGCCGGGGGCAGCTTCACCCGGGCCGCCGAACTCGCGGTACGCGCGGCACGGACCTCGCACGAGGAACACGACATGATCTTCGCGTCCCGGAGCCTTCTCGCGCTCGGTACGGTTCAGCTGATCACCGGCAGTACCGCCGAGGCGACGCGCACCCTGGAGCGGGTGGCCGCCCTGGAGCGGCAACAGCAGGTGGCCGACCCGCGGATCCTGCGATGGCAGCCGGAACTGGTCGAGGCGCTGGCTGCCACCGGACGGCTCGACGAGGCGGACGAGCGCGCGGCCGAGGCCACCCGGATCACCGCCGCGTACCCGGACACCGGAGTGTTCGCGGCACTGCAACGGGCGAAGGCCCATTGCGCCGCCCGTCGCGGCGATTGCGACTCCGCGGCCGCGATGCTGCACGAGGCCGCAGAACGGTTCGGGTGCCTGCGACTGCCGCTCGAAGAGGGGCGGGCCCGGGTGGCACTGGGCCTGCTCGAACGCGCCCGCCGCCGGCCGGCCGCGGCGCGCACCGCATGGAGGAACGCGACGGAGCTGTTCCAGCAGGCTCAGGCGCGGCCATGGACCGCGTTGACCGGGAGCCTGCTGGCCCGCCTGGAAGGGACCCGCGCCGTCCCGGGCGCGACTCCCCCGCCACTGACGGAGGCCGAGCACCGGCTCGTCCTCCTCGTCGTTCAGGGGCTGACCAACCATGACGCCGCGGCGACCCTCTTCGTCTCCGTCAAGACCGTCGAATCGACCCTCAGCCGTGTCTACCGCAAACTCGGCATCCGCTCCCGCACCCAGCTGGCCGCGGCCCTGCGCACCTGACCAGCGCGGCACCCGCCCGTTCGGTCCAGGCGTTCGGCCCACGCGTTCAGCCCACCCGTTCAGCCCGCCCAGCAGCGTCGTACGACACCGTCCCGGACCTCGAAGTTGAGCCGGCCGGCCTGCCGCTCCATGGTGACGCTCGCTCCGGCGGGGAGGATCCTCACGACGTTCCAGCCACGGTCACGGGCCCGGAGCTCCGCCACCGCGGACGGCAGACCCGCGTACGCGTCGGGGACGTCCGCCGGTTCTGGCGGCGGGATCGTGCCGGAGTCCTCAGAAGACGGACCAGCCGGTGGCATCGGCGACCTCCTCCAGAACGGCCAGGCCGGCGACGGAGTTGCCCGCCTCGTCCAGACCCGGTGACCACGCGCACAGCGTGCCGTGTCCCGGGAACACCGCCATGACGCCGCCGCCGATCCCGCTCTTGACGGGAGCCCCCACCTGGCAGGCCACATCCCCTGCGGCCTCGTACGTCCCGCAGGTCAGCACCACGGCGTTGAGCCGGCGCACCTCGCGCTCCGACAGCAGAGCCCTGCCGGAGCCGAGCACGCCGCCCCGCGCCAGGAACAGACCCGCCTGCGCCAGATCGACACAGGACGCGGCGATGGCGCACTGGTCGATGTACCGGTCGAGCAGTTCGGTCACCTCGTGCTGCAGTCTGCCGTGCGAGGCCATCAACAGCACCGCGGCGGCATTGCGATGGCTGGCACCCCGTTCCGATGCGGCGAGCCGCCCGTCGATCCGGATCGCGGGGTTGCCGGATTCCGTACGGAGGAGTTCCAGCACGGCGGCGGCCGATCCCGTCCCTCGCGCCGCCATCAGCCGGTCGACCACAACGAGGGCTCCGGCATTGACGAACGGGTTGCGCGGCACCCCGTGATCCACGTCGAGTTGGACCAGCGCGTCGTAGCGCAGACTGGACGGCTGCCGGCGGACCCGCTTCCAGAGGCTCTCGCCCTCATGAGCGAGGACCAGGGCCAACGAGAACAGCTTGGAGAGACTCTGCACGGAGAACGGTTCCCGGCAGTCACCGGCACCGATCACCTCGCCGTCCACCGTGGCCAGCGCCACCCCCAGCCGGTCCAGCGGCACCTCGCCCAGCAACGGAACGCTCTGTGCCTGCCGCCCCGTTCCGACCAGCCGGACAGCCCCGCCGTGCGCCTCGTCCACTATCCCTCGCAGATCCATCTGCCCCCCTCCAGCGCATCGACCGCCACTGCGGCGACACCGCTCAGCCTGCCGATCCGCCTCGCCCCGCGCAGCAGGGAAAACCCTCGTCACGCCGGCGGCCGACGCGCGGTCCGCCCGTCCCGCCGCCGACCGGCGGCCGTTCCTCAGAACGAGGGATTCCCCCGATAGGCCCGCTCCCACCGGGCGGCCAGCATGGCCGGACCAACCCCCACGCGAGAGGCCAACCTCAGTGAAATTCCGTCAACGCACCCTGGGCGCCGGTACTTTGGCCGGCACCCTGCTGGCCGGATCCCTCGTCCTGATCGCCGCCCCCACCGTTTCGGCGTCACCCATCGGCGACCCGGCGCCGCAGCAGTCCGAGCAGGTCACCGCCGCGAAGCGGACGCTGGACGCGCTGCCCGCCGTACCCAACACCTCGTGGGGCATCGACACCTCGGCCGGGCAGGTCGTCCTCACCGTCAGCGACGCCGCGACCGGCCCACGCCTGCCGCGGCTGCTGGACACGGCGGCCGCGCTCCGGAACCTCGTACGCGTGGAGCACACGTCCGGTCGCATGGTGCAGCAGAGCACCGCGACCGGGGACAAGCTCCAGGTGGTCGGCAATTCCGGCAGCTGGTGCTCCATGGGCTTCAACGTCACCAACGGCACCGACAACTTCGTCCTCACCGCCGGGCACTGCAAGGCGGCCAACGGCTGGCAGACCCCGGACGGCCAGTTCATCGGCACCACGTCCAAGGTCGGCCCCAACGGCACCGACGCCAGCCTGGTGACCAACGCCCTCGCCCCGGATCCGGGCGCCTTCACCGGTGTCGGCACGGCCCGGGTCGGCGAGCAGGTCTGCAAGAAGGGAGCCACGTCGGGCGTCACCTGCGGCACGGTCAAGGCCGTCGACCAGACCGTCACGTACGACAACGGCGTCGTCGTCAACCACCTCATCCAGACCGGAAACATCACTCAGTCCGGGGACAGCGGCGGCGGCCTGTACGACGGTTCGGCCGCGCTGGGACTCGTCAGCGGCGGCAGCGACACCATCAGCAGCTTCTACCCCGTGTCCAACGCCCTCAGCGACCTCGGGGTCCGGCTCGTCGTCGCGGGCACCCCGGGACACACCGTCACCGTGACCAACCCCGGCAACCAGTCGAGCTGGGCCGGTTTCTGGATCTTCCCGGTCCCGGTCCAGGCGAAGGCGAGTGACGGACATCCGCTCGCCTTCGCCGCGGCCGGTCTGCCCGCGGGTCTGACGATCGATGCCGCCACCGGCAGGATCACCGGCACTCCCATCACCGCCGGCACCTACCGCTCCACCGTCACCGCCACCGAGGCCAACGGACCCAGCGGCAGCGCCACGTTCACCTGGTCCGTCAGCGGCTGGTGACCCCAGCGGCTCGGCCGGCAGTACACCGTGGCGCCGTCACCCCACCCTGTGGCGGCGCCACGGGTGTCCCCGAACGGGACCTGGCACCGAGCGGACGTACGCTCCAGGGCGCGGAGACGGGACCAGGCTTCGCGAACTCGCCGGCGCCTACCTGCGCAGCGCTCCGCATCGACGCCGAACCGCTTGCCTCGGGCGTCGCGCGGCGATGAGGATGGGGCCATGCCCACTTTCGCCACCCCCGACGGGACAGAACTCGCCTATCACGTCGTCGGGGAGGGCGAACCGCTGCTCTGTCTGCCCGGTGGACCCATGCGCGCGTCCGCGTACCTCGGCGATCTCGGCGGGCTGTCGAAGCTGCGCCGCCTGATCATGCTCGACCTGCGCGGCACCGGCGGCTCCGGTGTCCCCGTCGACCCGGCCTCGTACCGCTGCGACCGGCAGGTCGGCGATGTCGAGGCCTTCCGCGACCATCTCGGTCTGGAACGCGTCGACGTTCTCGCGCACTCGGCAGCCGGCGACCTGGCGATCCTCCATGCCGCCCAACACCCGCGGCGCATCCGCACCCTCACTCTGATCACCGCCCGGGCCCGCGCCCTCGGTGTCGACTTCACGGAAGAACACCGGCGGGAAGCCGCCGCCCTGCGCACCGCCGAGCCGTGGTTCGGGGCCGCGCACGACGCCTACGAACGGGTCTGGGCCGGTTCCGCCACCGACGCCGACCAGGATGCCATCAGCCCGTTCTTCTACGGCCGCTGGGACAACGCCGCTCAGGCACACGCCGCAGCCGAGGTGGAGCAGAGCAATGACGAAGCCGCGGACCGTTACGCGTCCTCCGGCGCGTTCGACCCTGCCGCGACCCGTGCCGCCATCGCCGCGTCGGACGCCGGAGTCCTGCTCCTCGCGGGCGAACGGGACAGCGGTCCGCTCCCCCGAGTCGCCGCAGACATCGCGGAGTTGTTCCCCCGGGCCGAAGTGGCCGTCCAGCCGGCCGCCGGCCACTTCCCGTGGCTCGACGACCCGCGGCAGTTCACCGGGACCGTCGAGGCGTTCCTGGCCCGAGGCGGTCCAGGAACGCCGTGACGAGCCGGGCGACGACCGTCGCCGCCGGTGTCCGTGACGCCGGAGAGCGAGAAGGCCCAGATCGCGAGGCGGTTGGGGTCGACCCCCGGCAGGCCGCGGCGAACGCCTTCGCGATCCGCCGTTCCCGCAGTTGGACGATCGCCTGCACGAGCAGGTCGTCTACCCCGTCGAAGTGGTGGAGCAGCACTTTGTGGGTGGCGCCGGCCGCTCGCGCGGCACGCCGCAGCGAGAAGTCCACGAGCCCGTTGACCGCGAGGTCCTCGGTGACGCTGTCGAGCAGTTCCTGGCGTCTGGCCTCGCCGCGCGGCGAGCCCGCCGATCGCCGGTAGCCCGTTCGTTCCGATGAGCCGTCGTCGGCAGTGGTGTTCACAGCGACGGTTTCCACGATCACCGGATGCCGCCGCGGTCCGCGGCGCCGGCCGCCGGGCACGGCGACATCTTCCGATTGCGGAGCGGACGCGCGCCGCCGACCCCGAGCCACAGCTGGGTGATCGGGGAGAAGTTACCCATAAGTATGGCGTGACTTCACAAGCTGGTAACAGTAGAACTTGTTCCCATTCCACCGAGAGTGAGGAACGTCACATGAGCGACTCTACCATGCGCGGTAACGGTTCTGGGGGCGTTTCACGCCGTCGGTTCATCGTTGGAACAGGTTCTATTCTTGGAGCCGTGACGCTCTCCGCACGGGTCAGCGCAGCCCAGGCTGCCGCCACCCCCGCGGCCGCCGTGATCGACAACGGCGCCCACGTTCCGGTTCTGGTGATCGGGACCGGCTACGGCGGTTCCGTAGCCGCCCTACGTCTCGCGCAGGCGGGCGTCAACGTGCAAATGATCGAGATGGGCATGGCCTGGGACACCCCAGGCTCGGACGGCAAGATCTTCTGCAACACGACCTCGCCGGACAACCGCTCCTACTGGCTGCGCACCAAGACCAAACAGCCCCTCAGCAACTTCTTCGGCATCCCGATCGACAAGAGCATCCCCCGCTACACCGGGATCCTGGACGCCGAGGACTTCAGCGGCATCACCGTCTACCAGGGCCGCGGCGTCGGCGGCGGTTCGCTGGTCAACGGCGGTATGGCCGTCACCCCCAAGCGCGAGAACTTCGGCGCCATCCTCCCGTCGGTGAACGCCGACGAGATGTACAACACCTACTACCCGCGCGCCAACGCGGGGCTCGGCGTCGGCATGATCGACCCGGCCTGGTTCGACACGACCGACTGCTACCAGTACGCCCGGGTCGGCCGCAAGCAGGCCCAGCGCTCCGGCTTCCCGTTCGTCTTCGTGCCGGACGTATACGACTGGGACTACATGAAGCAGGAGGCGGCCGGCACCGCGACCAAGTCGGCGCTGGCCGGCGAGATCCTGTACGGGAACAACTACGGCAAGAAATCGCTCCAGAAGACGTACATCGCCCAGATCAAGGCGACCGGCAAGGTCACCATCTCGCCGCTGCACAAGGTCACCTCGGTCTCCCCGGCCTCCGGCGGCGGCTACACGGTCCTCATCGACCAGATCAACACCAACGGCGACACCACCGTCACCAAGACCGTGACCGCGGACAAGGTGTTCTTCGCGGCCGGCAGCGTCGGCACCAGCAAGCTGCTGACCAAGCTCAAGGCCACCGGCGCACTGCCCAACCTCAACAGCGAGATCGGCAAGGGCTGGGGCGACAACGGCAACGTGATGTGCGGCCGGGCCAACCACATCTGGGACCCGACCGGCTCGCTCCAGGCGACCATCCCCTGCGGGGGCATCGACAACTGGGCCGCCGGTGGAGCGTTCGCCGAAGTCGCGCCGCTGCCGACCGGGATCGAGACGTTCGCCTCGTTCTACCTGTCGATCACCAAGAACCCGAACCGCGGCACGTTCACCTGGAACGCCGGCGCCAACCGGGTCGACCTGGACTGGCAGACCGCCTGGAAGCAGCCGTCCATCGACATGGCCAAGACGATCTTCGACAAGATCAACGCGAAGGAGGGGACGATCTACCGGACCGACCTGTTCGGCGTCTACAAGATCTGGAACGACACCCTCACGTACCACCCGCTCGGCGGCGCGGTGCTGAACAAGGCCACCGACAACTACGGCCGCCTGCACGGCTATTCCGGCCTGTACGTCATCGACGGCGCGCTGATCCCCGGCAACACCAGCGTCAACCCGTTCGTCACCATCACGGCACTCGCCGAACGGAACATCGAGAAGATCATCGCCACCGACCTGTAGCCCCGGTGCGACGGCATGATGCGACGGCCGCATGCGACCGACCGGCGCGACGGCCCGACGCGGCAGCCCGCCCCGTAGGAGACGACGGAAAGTCCCTCCTACGGGGTATGCGCGAATCCGGGGCCGGCCGGTCGCACCGGGCGGCCCCGGAACACCTCAACCCGTGGGCAGCACGCACACCGCGTCGAGGCCCAGTACGTGGTTGAGCCGGCCGAACGCCAGCCAGGAGCCGATGCTCATGCTCAGCTCCACGATCTCGACCTGGCTGTAGTGCGCGGTCATCCGGTCCCAGAACTCGTCGTCGAGGCCGTGGTGGTCCAGGGCGTAGCGCTCGGCGTACTCGGCGGCGAGGCGGGTGCGGTCGTCGAACGCGTCGGTGGTGCGCCACTCGGTCACCGCGTCGGGGAACTCCTCCTCGACCTTCTCCCCGTCCCGGTCGGTGCGCCAGTCGAGGCAGAACAGGCACCCGTTGATCTGCGCGATCCGCAGCCTGGCGGCCTCGAACTCACGCAGTCCCAGGGTGGTGTGGGCGTACACCGACAGCGAGAAGTTCGCCGCGGCCATCCCGATGCCGGGGACCATGTCGCCCCACACGTACCCGATCGGCTCCTGACCCTCGGGGATGTCGATGTTCATCGTTGCTTCCTTCCGAGTTTGCCGACTGCGGGACGCAGTGGGACGTCGAGTGCGTCGTAGATTCCGGGCTCCGCGTCCACGAGCCAGTCGATGGCGCCGACGAGCCGGCCGACCGCGGTGGCGTTCCCGCCCGCGGACCGGTTCTCGCCCTCGTCACTGGCCTCGATGGTGACCTCGATGCGCGGCCGGCCCTCGATGATCACCCGGTGTGCGCCGGTGCCGTCGGGCGGCGTCGGCCAGTCCGGTGCGCAGGACGGGTGGATTCGGGTGACGTGCTCGATGACGATGCGGGCCTCGCCCTCGACGATGCCCTGCACCTCGAACCGCACCGCGCCCTGGGTGCCGGCTTCGAACTCGCCCATCGTCCTGGTGGTCACGGTGGTCTCGAGCGGCCGCCGGGCCATCGTCTCGCGGATCTCGTCGAGTTCGACGCCGAGTGCTCTGGCCATCATCCGTATCTGACCGCCCCACACCATGGTGGGGATCGTCTCCATCAGCATCAGCGGCTCGTACTCCATCGGCTGGCCCATGCCGACGAGGTAGCGGACCGAGTCGGGCTGCTCGTAGGTGGAGTAGTCGAAGATCTCCTGACAGCGGATCACATCGATGGTGGTGCCGAGTCCGCTGATCAGCAGGGGCAGGACGTCGTTGCCCCAGCCCGGGTCGACACCGGAGGCGAACAGTGAGCCGCCGCCCTCCGCGATGGCGGCCAGTACCGGGTCGCGGAATTCCGGCGGGGCGTTGCGGTGGTCGTAGAGCGGATACAGCGCGGGACTGACGACCACGGCCCCGGCCCGGAGCGCCCGGACGATGTCGTCGAGGGCCTCGTCGGGGCGGATGTCGCCGGATGCCGCGTACACCACTGCCTGGGGACCGGCGGCCAGCACCGCTTCGATGTCGTCGGTCGCCGCGACGCCCAACTGATGGTCGAGCCCGCCGAGGTCGCCCGCGTCGCGGCCGACCTTCTCGGGGTTGTGGACAAGCACGTTCACGAGTTTCAGCGCCGGGTGGGCCTCGACGGCACGGACGGCCGCGCGGCCGACATTTCCGGTGCCCCAGACAACCGTGGAAATCATGCGGCGGAGGGTAGCAAGGGCCATCAACAGTTCATAGGGTCACGCGATCCCGTGCCTGATCAGTATTCCTGCGCCGGCGGCCTGCGGTGCGCGCCCTCCGGGGTGAAGGTGAACGTGCCGGCGAACGGGCCGTCGCCGCCGTCGGCGCGGCGCACCGCCATCACGACCGGCTGGCCGTACATCGGCGCTCCCCCCGGCGGGTTTCCCGGCCGGGTCCCGTTCCACAGGTGGAAGAAGACCATCGGATCCTCGGGGCGCTCGGTGGCGTAGCCCAGCGTCTTCGAGAACTGTGGGTTCGTACCGCCGATGAGCAGCGAGGGCGGCCCGAACGACTCGACGACATCGGTGAACCACTTGTTCTCCGCGCACCAGGCGGGCACCTCGCCGCGCAGCGCCTGGTACTCCTCGGGCGTGAGCGCCCGGTCCAGCTCCAGCCAGCCGTTGCGATGGGCGAACTCGGCGTAGACGGAGGCCGCGGCCTTCTGGTCGCGGTGGTCCGGCAGCAGCAGGGCGAAACCGCCGATGACACCGGTGGCCTGGAACGCGCCACTCGCCCGGAGCGCCTGGTTCTCGTCCCCCCAGGCCTGTTCGCGGTCGTCCACGAAGGCCAGGTGGTCGAGCAGGGTCCGCAGGGCGATCTCCCCGCCGAACATCTCCGGCCGGGGCAGGGCGGCGTTCAGCCGCCCGACCAGGTACTCGCGGATCTCCGCCGCGGAGCGCGTGGCCTCGGTCGTGGCATCGGTTGGCTTCATGTCCGAAGCTTCCCAGATGAACGGGGTGCATGATCGCGGCGACGTGCACGGGCGCCCGGACGCCCCCGGCCGGCGGCGAACCGCGCTCGTCACGGAGCCACCGGCTACTGGAGCGCCTCCAGGATGGTGGCGTTGGCGAGTCCGCCCGCCTCGCACATGGTCTGCAGGGCGAACCGCGCGCCCCGCTGCCCCATGGCGTTGACGAGGGTGGTCATGAGGCGGGTGCCGCTGGCGCCGAGCGGGTGGCCGAGCGCGATGGCGCCACCGTTGACGTTCACCTTGGCGGGGTCGGCCCCGGTCTCCTGCAGCCAGGCCAGGACCACACTGGCGAAGG from the Streptomyces sp. RKAG293 genome contains:
- a CDS encoding proteinase inhibitor I78 — its product is MPPAGPSSEDSGTIPPPEPADVPDAYAGLPSAVAELRARDRGWNVVRILPAGASVTMERQAGRLNFEVRDGVVRRCWAG
- a CDS encoding putative Ig domain-containing protein, yielding MKFRQRTLGAGTLAGTLLAGSLVLIAAPTVSASPIGDPAPQQSEQVTAAKRTLDALPAVPNTSWGIDTSAGQVVLTVSDAATGPRLPRLLDTAAALRNLVRVEHTSGRMVQQSTATGDKLQVVGNSGSWCSMGFNVTNGTDNFVLTAGHCKAANGWQTPDGQFIGTTSKVGPNGTDASLVTNALAPDPGAFTGVGTARVGEQVCKKGATSGVTCGTVKAVDQTVTYDNGVVVNHLIQTGNITQSGDSGGGLYDGSAALGLVSGGSDTISSFYPVSNALSDLGVRLVVAGTPGHTVTVTNPGNQSSWAGFWIFPVPVQAKASDGHPLAFAAAGLPAGLTIDAATGRITGTPITAGTYRSTVTATEANGPSGSATFTWSVSGW
- a CDS encoding LuxR family transcriptional regulator; this encodes MTQHGPVGLGPVMAQVEAGLEVGTPAVLWGVRGSGRTVSLDALSDAAAGRGARTLRLRLREDDAPVPYGVLTDLLRALEPLGLPLPIGPLRLAVDMLLRRRVVPRRGMDPVAVRLALAHVLARMSGTFLLIDDVQWMDHDSAQALTHALHSLPHGTLRVAVTRRCATPPQASGVCGPGAVLYELAPLDVDQVAHLLERHALPARWAARVHAMSGGNPGLALAVARELRDAPHGPAPVGAASASHAATPWLAALPEPVAATLLMAALAVDPSSAILRRAGCERADAHLALAAAAGIVTHGPDGSIVFRGSVLRDAVLSQQRDGRRCAAHKALARAVEDPVEAIWHRALAADAFDAGLATEIEAAAADARRAGQRSWAGELELLAAQRTPPSDRAYRLARLAAATTDAAAAGRSDLAGKVAAAVRVNRGSPAELIAALLAVVDSAGQAMEELDQVLSQAASTADGHPSLMAAVEMRVSVKANVCEGRPDKARAAAARAAELGRRGRDPATEAVALTMRARMERILDDPAAERTLSDALALDVPVDLVGVRFSPQYLAARHAVFDDRLPEARTQLLELLGVAERQGDAADLEEVLRSLAEVDARSGSCAQALQWSDRARAVGVASGLSPGPVWYTAALAETAGGSFTRAAELAVRAARTSHEEHDMIFASRSLLALGTVQLITGSTAEATRTLERVAALERQQQVADPRILRWQPELVEALAATGRLDEADERAAEATRITAAYPDTGVFAALQRAKAHCAARRGDCDSAAAMLHEAAERFGCLRLPLEEGRARVALGLLERARRRPAAARTAWRNATELFQQAQARPWTALTGSLLARLEGTRAVPGATPPPLTEAEHRLVLLVVQGLTNHDAAATLFVSVKTVESTLSRVYRKLGIRSRTQLAAALRT
- the glsA gene encoding glutaminase A; amino-acid sequence: MDLRGIVDEAHGGAVRLVGTGRQAQSVPLLGEVPLDRLGVALATVDGEVIGAGDCREPFSVQSLSKLFSLALVLAHEGESLWKRVRRQPSSLRYDALVQLDVDHGVPRNPFVNAGALVVVDRLMAARGTGSAAAVLELLRTESGNPAIRIDGRLAASERGASHRNAAAVLLMASHGRLQHEVTELLDRYIDQCAIAASCVDLAQAGLFLARGGVLGSGRALLSEREVRRLNAVVLTCGTYEAAGDVACQVGAPVKSGIGGGVMAVFPGHGTLCAWSPGLDEAGNSVAGLAVLEEVADATGWSVF
- a CDS encoding carboxymuconolactone decarboxylase family protein, with the protein product MNIDIPEGQEPIGYVWGDMVPGIGMAAANFSLSVYAHTTLGLREFEAARLRIAQINGCLFCLDWRTDRDGEKVEEEFPDAVTEWRTTDAFDDRTRLAAEYAERYALDHHGLDDEFWDRMTAHYSQVEIVELSMSIGSWLAFGRLNHVLGLDAVCVLPTG
- a CDS encoding alpha/beta fold hydrolase, whose product is MPTFATPDGTELAYHVVGEGEPLLCLPGGPMRASAYLGDLGGLSKLRRLIMLDLRGTGGSGVPVDPASYRCDRQVGDVEAFRDHLGLERVDVLAHSAAGDLAILHAAQHPRRIRTLTLITARARALGVDFTEEHRREAAALRTAEPWFGAAHDAYERVWAGSATDADQDAISPFFYGRWDNAAQAHAAAEVEQSNDEAADRYASSGAFDPAATRAAIAASDAGVLLLAGERDSGPLPRVAADIAELFPRAEVAVQPAAGHFPWLDDPRQFTGTVEAFLARGGPGTP
- a CDS encoding GMC oxidoreductase, translating into MRGNGSGGVSRRRFIVGTGSILGAVTLSARVSAAQAAATPAAAVIDNGAHVPVLVIGTGYGGSVAALRLAQAGVNVQMIEMGMAWDTPGSDGKIFCNTTSPDNRSYWLRTKTKQPLSNFFGIPIDKSIPRYTGILDAEDFSGITVYQGRGVGGGSLVNGGMAVTPKRENFGAILPSVNADEMYNTYYPRANAGLGVGMIDPAWFDTTDCYQYARVGRKQAQRSGFPFVFVPDVYDWDYMKQEAAGTATKSALAGEILYGNNYGKKSLQKTYIAQIKATGKVTISPLHKVTSVSPASGGGYTVLIDQINTNGDTTVTKTVTADKVFFAAGSVGTSKLLTKLKATGALPNLNSEIGKGWGDNGNVMCGRANHIWDPTGSLQATIPCGGIDNWAAGGAFAEVAPLPTGIETFASFYLSITKNPNRGTFTWNAGANRVDLDWQTAWKQPSIDMAKTIFDKINAKEGTIYRTDLFGVYKIWNDTLTYHPLGGAVLNKATDNYGRLHGYSGLYVIDGALIPGNTSVNPFVTITALAERNIEKIIATDL
- a CDS encoding dihydrodipicolinate reductase; this encodes MISTVVWGTGNVGRAAVRAVEAHPALKLVNVLVHNPEKVGRDAGDLGGLDHQLGVAATDDIEAVLAAGPQAVVYAASGDIRPDEALDDIVRALRAGAVVVSPALYPLYDHRNAPPEFRDPVLAAIAEGGGSLFASGVDPGWGNDVLPLLISGLGTTIDVIRCQEIFDYSTYEQPDSVRYLVGMGQPMEYEPLMLMETIPTMVWGGQIRMMARALGVELDEIRETMARRPLETTVTTRTMGEFEAGTQGAVRFEVQGIVEGEARIVIEHVTRIHPSCAPDWPTPPDGTGAHRVIIEGRPRIEVTIEASDEGENRSAGGNATAVGRLVGAIDWLVDAEPGIYDALDVPLRPAVGKLGRKQR